One window from the genome of Grus americana isolate bGruAme1 chromosome 2, bGruAme1.mat, whole genome shotgun sequence encodes:
- the ACOT13 gene encoding acyl-coenzyme A thioesterase 13, giving the protein MGFTVESLREAMKYMVESQGFDRVLRKMKLLSATPGKIVCEMKVEEEHTNRGGTLHGGLTATLVDVVSTAALLYTERAVPGVSVDMNITYTSAAKIGEEILITAQILKQGRNIAFASVDLTNKATGKLIAQGRHTKYLGN; this is encoded by the exons ATGGGGTTCACGGTGGAGAGCCTGAGGGAGGCCATGAAGTACATGGTGGAGTCGCAGGGCTTCGACCGGGTGCTCCGCAAG ATGAAACTTCTTTCCGCAACTCCTGGAAAAATTGTTTGTGAAATGAAAGTAGAGGAGGAGCATACAAACAGAGGAGGCACATTACATGGAGGTTTGACAGCCACGCTTGTGGATGTGGTGTCAACAGCAGCATTGCTGTACACAGAAAGAGCAGTGCCTGGGGTCAGTGTGGACATGAACATCAC ATACACTTCTGCTGCTAAGATTGGAGAAGAGATACTGATTACAGCTCAGATTTtgaagcaaggaagaaatattGCATTTGCCAGCGTGGATTTAACAAATAAGGCGACAGGAAAGTTAATTGCACAAGGTAGACATACAAAGTATCTAGGAAATTAA
- the TDP2 gene encoding tyrosyl-DNA phosphodiesterase 2, with amino-acid sequence MEAAVRQREGGEDEAGRCPQAEEPPPLKEEEEEEEKEEEEEEKEALHLAKRRRVLCSEFATITSSDAAVAHTFLADNDWHMQRALNAYFEPPVEKKEEEEEAAAAASGMLPVCGGPGSCIDLTGDATTSNAGVNSADSRQQEDDSSFSLITWNIDGLDLGNLKERARGICSYLALYSPDVVFLQEVIPPHLSLLQMRAGSYTIIPGNMDGYFTAIMLKKSRVKLLKHETIPFPTTSMMRNLLVVHVSVSGNELCLMTSHLESTKSHSKERLKQLQIVLNKMQEEPESTTVIFGGDTNLRDSEVTKLGNLPNNIMDIWDFLGKPQHCRYTWDTHSNTNLDASYKCKMRFDRVYFRPAAEGHIIPRSMDLIGLEKLDCGRFPSDHWGLLCNFDVIL; translated from the exons ATGGAGGCGGCTGTGAGGCAGCGGGAGGGGGGCGAGGACGAGGCGGGCCGATGTCCACAGGCAGAAGAGCCGCCGCctctgaaggaggaggaggaagaggaagaaaaagaggaggaggaggaggagaaggaggctTTGCACCTCGCCAAGCGGAGGAGGGTGCTGTGCTCCGAGTTCGCCACCATCACCAGCAGCGATGCGGCGGTGGCGCACACCTTCTTGGCCGACAATGACTGGCATATGCAG AGGGCGCTGAACGCCTATTTCGAGCCGCCGgtagagaagaaggaggaggaggaggaggcggcggcggcggcaagCGGGATGCTGCCGGTCTGCGGGGGGCCCGGGAGCTG TATTGACCTCACAGGAGATGCAACTACTAGTAATGCTGGTGTCAATAGTGCAGACTCAAGGCAACAAGAAGATGACAGCAGCTTCTCACTGATAACGTGGAACATTGATGGGCTGGATCTAGGAAATCTAAAAGAACGAGCTAGAGGAATCTGTTCTTATCTGGCATT ATACAGTCCAGATGTTGTTTTTTTACAAGAGgtcatcccaccacatctctctCTTCTACAGATGAGAGCAGGCAGTTACACTATTATTCCAG GTAACATGGATGGCTATTTCACTGCCATAATGTTGAAGAAATCAAGAGTGAAGCTACTGAAGCATGAGACAATACCTTTTCCAACAACCTCCATGATGAGGAACCTTTTGGTTGTGCAT GTGAGCGTATCTGGTAATGAACTTTGTCTTATGACCTCTCATCTGGAGAGCACTAAAAGTCACTCTAAGGAGCGTTTGAAGCAGCTGCAAATAGTGTTAAACAAAATGCAGGAGGAGCCTGAGTCTACCACTGTTATATTTGGAGGGGATACAAACCTCAGAGACAGCGAG GTTACTAAACTAGGCAACTTACCTAACAACATAATGGATATCTGGGATTTTTTGGGTAAACCTCAACACTGCCGCTATACTTGGGACACCCACTCCAACACCAACCTGGATGCAAGCTACAAGTGCAAGATGAGATTTGACCGTGTTTACTTTCGGCCTGCAGCAGAAGGACATATTATTCCACGAAGTATGGACTTAATTGGATTGGAAAAACTAGACTGTGGCAGGTTCCCTAGTGATCACTGGGGTCTTCTGTGTAATTTTGATGTGatattataa